In one Leptospira levettii genomic region, the following are encoded:
- a CDS encoding PilZ domain-containing protein produces MSSERRIYNRISEKVHLTYRVIQSGAGSAQFLPSDKGEGDSQDISEGGLLFRTKEPMPLGTRLELELRFPDVKYVLYPKAKVVRLEEFGEGAFYEVGLEFNQIFDDDKKLLLEHIKKLEV; encoded by the coding sequence ATGTCTAGCGAACGCCGCATTTACAATCGTATCTCTGAAAAAGTCCATCTCACCTACCGGGTGATCCAATCGGGTGCTGGTTCGGCTCAGTTTTTGCCTAGTGACAAAGGGGAAGGGGACTCACAAGATATCTCAGAAGGTGGGTTACTCTTTCGTACGAAGGAACCAATGCCATTGGGAACAAGGCTTGAATTGGAATTACGATTCCCTGATGTAAAATATGTTTTGTACCCAAAGGCAAAGGTAGTTCGATTAGAAGAATTTGGTGAAGGTGCTTTTTACGAAGTAGGACTTGAATTCAACCAAATCTTCGATGATGATAAAAAACTTCTATTGGAACATATCAAAAAACTAGAAGTATGA
- the meaB gene encoding methylmalonyl Co-A mutase-associated GTPase MeaB, whose translation MDQENKDPQKPNRSTDKGVAKSALSVNPGVADAPAISPYIKEQRKSLSKKETSPESLAEGIVTGNRTALSKAITLVESNLEEHNDKAQAILELVMPKVGNSIRIGITGVPGVGKSTFIESFGSYILEQNRKLAVLAIDPSSQRTRGSILGDKTRMEVLSKAEHAFIRPSPSSGSLGGVARKTRESMYLCEAAGFDTIIIETVGVGQSETQVHSMVDFFLLLMLAGAGDELQGIKRGIMEMADLIAINKADGPNEAYASRARAEYESALHLFPAPESKWTPRATTCSGLGGKGIDEIWKLILDYISTTKSNGYYVKNREDQTKTWFEESLREAVLDQFFATDGKKEAISLSESKLMSGKSTLLREIKSLLGK comes from the coding sequence ATGGACCAGGAAAACAAAGACCCACAGAAACCAAATCGTTCGACTGACAAAGGAGTGGCGAAGTCTGCTCTTTCTGTCAATCCTGGTGTTGCGGACGCTCCTGCCATCTCTCCTTATATCAAAGAACAACGAAAATCCTTATCCAAAAAAGAGACCTCGCCAGAATCTCTCGCAGAAGGAATTGTAACGGGAAACCGAACTGCCCTCTCCAAAGCCATCACCCTTGTGGAAAGTAATTTGGAAGAACACAATGACAAAGCCCAAGCCATCTTGGAGCTTGTGATGCCAAAAGTAGGAAACTCCATTCGCATTGGGATTACAGGGGTTCCTGGAGTGGGAAAATCCACTTTCATTGAAAGTTTTGGAAGTTACATCCTCGAACAAAACCGAAAACTCGCAGTACTCGCCATTGACCCGAGTAGCCAGCGCACAAGAGGTTCCATCCTTGGGGATAAAACAAGAATGGAAGTTTTGTCGAAAGCCGAACATGCATTCATACGACCTTCACCTAGCAGTGGTTCGCTTGGGGGAGTCGCGAGGAAAACTCGCGAAAGTATGTATCTTTGTGAGGCTGCTGGATTTGATACCATCATCATTGAAACTGTGGGTGTCGGCCAATCGGAAACCCAAGTCCACTCCATGGTGGATTTCTTTTTGTTACTGATGCTTGCAGGTGCAGGAGACGAACTCCAAGGGATCAAACGGGGGATTATGGAGATGGCAGATCTCATTGCCATCAACAAAGCCGATGGTCCCAATGAAGCGTATGCCTCTCGTGCCCGCGCCGAATATGAATCGGCTCTCCACCTCTTCCCTGCCCCTGAATCCAAATGGACACCTCGTGCCACCACTTGCAGTGGGTTAGGTGGAAAAGGGATCGACGAAATTTGGAAACTCATCCTAGACTACATCTCCACCACAAAATCAAACGGATATTATGTGAAAAATCGCGAAGACCAAACCAAAACTTGGTTTGAAGAATCCTTACGGGAAGCCGTGTTGGATCAGTTTTTTGCAACAGACGGGAAAAAAGAAGCCATAAGCCTGTCTGAATCCAAATTGATGAGTGGGAAATCCACACTCCTTCGAGAAATCAAATCTCTCCTCGGGAAGTAA
- a CDS encoding response regulator transcription factor, with product MTLINIGIIEDNPDYLESLVAVLKTRDTLSITTWNSAETFDSNPPKEELHLLILDIGLPGASGIDVLKKYHTVDVRKSLVISSLQTDDVIFAAIKLGASGYIWKSELESLWETIQTILEGGSVISPSIATKVLLAFRKPETSPTLGSNPKKEKELGLEVLSPRERQILELIIEGDTPQQIAQLFGTTIGTVRQQIKTIYKKLQVNTRVQMLKKARVFGIF from the coding sequence ATGACTCTAATCAATATTGGCATCATTGAAGACAATCCTGATTATTTAGAATCGTTAGTTGCTGTATTAAAAACAAGAGATACACTTTCTATCACAACTTGGAATTCTGCAGAAACATTCGATTCAAATCCTCCGAAGGAAGAATTACATTTATTGATTCTTGATATTGGTCTTCCAGGTGCCAGTGGTATCGATGTTTTAAAAAAATACCATACTGTTGATGTGAGGAAAAGTCTTGTGATCTCTTCTTTACAAACAGATGATGTGATCTTTGCCGCGATCAAACTCGGTGCATCAGGTTATATCTGGAAGTCAGAATTGGAATCCCTTTGGGAAACCATCCAAACAATTTTGGAGGGGGGGAGTGTGATTTCTCCTTCCATCGCCACAAAAGTATTGTTAGCATTTCGAAAACCAGAAACTAGTCCAACCTTGGGTTCCAATCCAAAAAAAGAAAAAGAATTGGGTTTAGAAGTTTTATCACCTAGAGAAAGGCAAATTTTAGAACTCATCATTGAAGGAGATACTCCCCAACAAATTGCCCAATTGTTTGGAACAACCATCGGGACTGTCAGGCAACAAATCAAAACCATCTACAAAAAACTCCAAGTGAATACCAGGGTCCAAATGTTAAAAAAGGCGAGGGTATTTGGTATCTTCTGA
- a CDS encoding sensor histidine kinase gives MGKQFDPISLIAVYSEILNKLYFLGFAYTLAYAHSVYLEWGKVDLTNCYLSFSQLIISLSLVGISLFYRTVNANITKLVRILFFSLVLIEIETGFHDPSIPYFDPRNWLTIIALIGTNSFFYPGLVWQFIFEWTLVFFIYLLRVFIQNDSLIPEETWREMSTTVPLFLVSFFLNHWWFQTRYIAAYRGMLLEEKRRTFFQDIHDSLGSKLTDLVLLCQTLESHSVETTTVLIHKIKELSSDALESLRNQVKEEDQREILQESLIDGLQLLVKKRYKMLGREILIQSETLMDRLVSIKEPETAHHILQIFNEISTNDLRHGSGKTICCLEETENSISIEFATENKKTQAESPNLNIGNPESFWNLGIGEKGIEQRIQFLNGQLEIHPSPYSIKMEIPKTLFLL, from the coding sequence TTGGGCAAACAATTTGACCCAATTTCATTAATTGCCGTTTATTCCGAAATCTTAAACAAACTGTATTTTTTAGGATTCGCCTATACCCTTGCGTATGCTCATAGCGTTTATTTGGAGTGGGGCAAAGTTGACCTTACAAATTGTTATCTTTCGTTTTCACAACTCATCATCAGTTTAAGTTTAGTTGGTATCTCTTTGTTTTATCGAACAGTGAATGCCAATATTACTAAACTCGTTCGAATTTTGTTTTTTTCCTTAGTCTTAATCGAAATCGAAACTGGCTTTCATGATCCATCAATCCCTTACTTTGATCCAAGGAATTGGTTAACCATCATCGCTCTCATTGGCACAAATTCATTTTTTTATCCAGGACTTGTTTGGCAGTTTATTTTTGAATGGACCCTTGTGTTTTTCATTTATTTATTACGAGTTTTCATCCAAAATGATTCTTTGATACCTGAAGAAACATGGAGAGAGATGTCTACAACGGTTCCATTATTTTTAGTTTCTTTTTTCTTAAACCATTGGTGGTTCCAAACTCGTTACATCGCAGCGTATCGTGGTATGTTACTCGAAGAAAAACGTAGAACATTTTTCCAAGACATCCATGATAGTTTGGGTTCTAAACTCACAGACTTAGTCTTACTCTGCCAAACATTGGAGTCCCATTCAGTAGAAACTACAACTGTTTTGATCCATAAAATCAAAGAACTTTCTTCCGATGCACTGGAATCCTTACGGAACCAAGTAAAAGAAGAAGACCAAAGAGAAATTTTACAGGAATCTCTAATCGATGGTCTCCAACTCCTTGTTAAAAAAAGATATAAAATGTTAGGTAGGGAAATTTTAATCCAAAGCGAAACCCTTATGGACCGTTTGGTATCAATCAAAGAACCAGAAACTGCGCATCATATATTACAAATCTTTAATGAAATTAGTACCAATGATTTAAGGCATGGCAGTGGAAAAACAATTTGTTGTTTAGAGGAAACTGAAAATTCCATCTCCATTGAATTTGCCACAGAGAACAAAAAAACACAAGCAGAGTCTCCGAATCTAAATATTGGTAATCCTGAATCATTTTGGAATTTGGGGATCGGAGAAAAAGGGATTGAACAAAGAATCCAATTCCTCAATGGTCAATTAGAGATTCATCCTTCTCCTTACTCTATCAAAATGGAAATCCCTAAAACATTATTTCTATTATGA
- a CDS encoding lysoplasmalogenase, producing the protein MAKEIVLFVLFSIVHLLAIVTITKEDVFYLPSKIIPILILIVALFRSFPTLEKRGKLVAVGLVFSLFGDSFLAIPKEGYFVPGLGSFLIAQLIYSYAFTIDSKIKPLLAIPFLLFGSSFFMVLVPKLGALTIPVGFYISAICLMGWRAAARNSITKPFYLGLLGALVFILSDSIIAYSMFLNREMDRSVASLGIMITYYFAQLLIYAATKTEELDVQSVKNT; encoded by the coding sequence ATGGCTAAAGAAATTGTTTTGTTTGTTCTCTTTTCTATTGTACATCTGCTTGCGATCGTTACGATCACAAAAGAAGATGTGTTTTATCTTCCCTCTAAAATTATCCCAATCTTAATCTTGATTGTCGCTTTGTTTCGTTCGTTTCCCACTTTGGAAAAACGAGGGAAATTGGTTGCGGTGGGGCTTGTTTTTTCTCTATTTGGAGATAGTTTTTTGGCCATTCCAAAAGAAGGTTACTTCGTCCCTGGGCTTGGATCCTTTCTCATTGCCCAATTGATTTATTCCTATGCCTTCACCATTGATTCCAAAATCAAACCACTTCTTGCGATTCCCTTTTTGTTATTTGGGTCATCGTTTTTTATGGTATTAGTTCCGAAACTCGGAGCCCTTACCATTCCTGTTGGATTTTATATTTCAGCAATTTGTCTTATGGGATGGAGGGCGGCAGCTAGAAATTCCATTACAAAACCATTTTATTTAGGTCTGCTTGGGGCGCTTGTTTTTATCTTATCGGATTCTATCATCGCCTATTCAATGTTTCTCAACCGTGAGATGGATCGTTCGGTTGCCTCACTCGGTATCATGATCACCTATTATTTTGCGCAATTGCTGATTTATGCTGCCACAAAGACAGAAGAGTTAGATGTTCAATCAGTGAAAAATACTTGA
- a CDS encoding DUF2505 family protein gives MKYQVTHTFPVPLDKLLHAREERYKHLDQFPDLKNVTLLEEKKEGNLIHQKRKVSLEGSMPAVLSAALNDLSLLEESTFDITTNTHEFKISPPGKDNVFVIKGKSKYEASGSESRRSYDVDVVSSLLFVSPIVEKAIEEIHKHSLEKDRKSIAKFLGVES, from the coding sequence GTGAAATACCAAGTCACCCATACATTCCCAGTTCCTTTAGATAAACTTTTGCATGCAAGAGAGGAGAGGTACAAACACCTAGACCAGTTTCCTGATCTAAAGAATGTGACGTTACTCGAAGAAAAAAAAGAAGGGAACCTCATCCACCAAAAACGAAAGGTGAGTTTAGAAGGATCAATGCCTGCCGTTTTATCAGCGGCACTCAACGATCTTTCCTTACTAGAGGAATCTACCTTTGACATCACAACCAATACTCATGAGTTTAAAATTTCTCCTCCAGGCAAAGACAATGTGTTTGTGATCAAAGGGAAAAGTAAATACGAAGCAAGTGGATCTGAGTCGAGACGTTCGTATGATGTGGACGTAGTTTCGAGTTTGCTCTTTGTTTCTCCCATTGTGGAAAAAGCGATCGAAGAAATTCACAAACATAGTTTGGAGAAGGACAGAAAATCCATCGCCAAATTTCTAGGGGTTGAATCCTAA
- the scpA gene encoding methylmalonyl-CoA mutase, producing the protein MNKPNFANTPLSFSSPKPDPKSISLWQTAEGISIQSRYQSSDLEGMEHLNYAAGIPPYLRGPYSTMYVNKPWTIRQYAGFSTAEESNAFYRRNLAAGQKGLSVAFDLATHRGYDSDHERVVGDVGKAGVAIDSVLDMKILFDQIPLDQMSVSMTMNGAVIPVLAFYIVAAEEQGVTKDKLSGTIQNDILKEFMVRNTYIYPPKHSMKIIADIFGYTSKYMPKFNSISISGYHMQEAGATADLELAYTLADGWEYIKTGIASGLSVDEFAPRLSFFWAIGMNHFMEIAKMRAGRLLWAKIVNQFQPKSTKSLALRTHCQTSGWSLTEQDPFNNVGRTCIEAMAAALGHTQSLHTNALDEAIALPTDFSARIARNTQIYLQEETNIHRVIDPWGGSFYVEKLTNDLVHKAWDLITEVQKLGGMAEAIETGIPKMRIEEASARKQARIDSGKDVIVGVNRFRLDKEAPLDILDIDNTAVRLAQIKRLEQMKKDRDNTAVEAALNAITKCAETGNGNLLELAVDAARKRASLGEISYAMEKVFGRYKAVIRSISGVYSSEISEDKGYIEARSLADEFAKLEGRRPRIMVAKMGQDGHDRGAKVISTSFADMGFDVDIGPLFQTPAEVAKQVVENDCHILGVSSLAAGHKTLVPQVIEELKKLGAEDVLVVVGGVIPAQDYDFLYKSGATAIFGPGTVISEAAKQILNLLLGERRAA; encoded by the coding sequence ATGAATAAACCTAATTTTGCCAATACCCCACTTTCTTTTAGCTCCCCAAAACCGGACCCAAAGTCTATCTCACTTTGGCAAACGGCAGAAGGGATCTCCATCCAATCTCGTTACCAATCTAGCGATTTGGAAGGAATGGAACATTTAAACTATGCAGCAGGAATCCCACCTTACCTACGTGGGCCTTATTCCACTATGTATGTAAACAAACCTTGGACCATCCGCCAATACGCAGGATTTTCCACGGCAGAAGAATCAAATGCCTTTTATCGTAGAAACTTAGCGGCAGGACAAAAGGGACTTTCTGTTGCCTTTGACCTTGCCACACACAGAGGGTATGATTCCGACCACGAACGAGTGGTGGGAGACGTGGGAAAAGCGGGAGTTGCGATTGACTCTGTCCTTGACATGAAGATCCTCTTTGACCAAATCCCTCTCGACCAGATGTCGGTTTCCATGACCATGAATGGTGCTGTGATCCCTGTCCTTGCTTTCTACATCGTAGCAGCAGAAGAACAAGGGGTAACAAAGGACAAACTTTCCGGAACCATCCAAAATGATATTCTGAAAGAGTTTATGGTGCGGAACACTTACATCTACCCACCCAAACATTCGATGAAAATCATCGCTGACATTTTTGGTTACACCTCCAAGTACATGCCAAAGTTTAACTCCATCTCAATCTCCGGATACCATATGCAAGAAGCGGGTGCCACTGCCGATTTGGAACTTGCCTATACACTTGCGGATGGTTGGGAATACATCAAAACAGGGATTGCTTCTGGCCTTTCCGTGGATGAATTTGCGCCTCGCCTCTCTTTCTTTTGGGCGATTGGGATGAACCATTTTATGGAAATTGCCAAGATGCGAGCAGGGCGTCTCCTTTGGGCAAAAATCGTTAACCAATTCCAACCCAAGTCGACGAAGTCTCTTGCACTTCGAACCCACTGCCAAACATCGGGTTGGTCTCTCACAGAACAAGACCCATTCAATAACGTGGGAAGGACATGTATTGAAGCCATGGCAGCAGCTCTTGGCCACACACAGTCCCTTCATACGAATGCACTCGATGAAGCAATTGCCCTTCCGACTGACTTTTCAGCACGGATTGCTCGTAACACACAGATTTACTTACAAGAAGAAACCAACATCCACCGAGTCATCGACCCTTGGGGTGGATCCTTTTATGTGGAAAAACTCACAAATGATTTAGTCCACAAAGCATGGGATCTCATCACCGAAGTACAAAAATTAGGTGGTATGGCAGAGGCAATCGAAACGGGAATTCCAAAGATGCGCATCGAAGAAGCATCCGCAAGAAAACAAGCTCGTATCGATTCAGGGAAGGATGTGATTGTGGGAGTCAACCGTTTCCGTTTGGATAAGGAAGCTCCACTTGATATTTTAGACATCGATAACACTGCGGTTCGACTCGCTCAAATCAAAAGACTCGAACAAATGAAAAAAGACCGTGACAACACAGCCGTAGAAGCTGCGTTAAACGCCATTACGAAATGCGCTGAAACTGGGAATGGAAACTTACTCGAACTCGCAGTGGATGCTGCACGCAAACGCGCTTCTCTCGGTGAAATTTCATACGCAATGGAAAAAGTATTCGGGAGGTATAAAGCTGTGATCAGGTCCATCTCGGGAGTGTACTCCTCAGAAATTTCGGAAGACAAAGGTTATATCGAAGCAAGATCTCTAGCAGACGAATTTGCCAAACTCGAAGGCCGTCGCCCAAGGATCATGGTTGCCAAAATGGGACAAGATGGTCATGACCGTGGTGCCAAGGTGATCTCCACCAGTTTTGCCGATATGGGGTTTGACGTTGATATCGGGCCTCTTTTCCAAACCCCTGCGGAAGTCGCCAAACAAGTGGTAGAAAACGACTGCCACATCCTTGGGGTATCTTCGCTTGCAGCAGGGCATAAAACTTTAGTTCCACAAGTGATTGAAGAATTGAAAAAACTCGGCGCAGAAGATGTGCTCGTAGTTGTGGGTGGGGTCATCCCAGCACAAGACTACGACTTCCTCTACAAATCGGGTGCCACAGCGATTTTTGGACCAGGAACCGTGATTTCGGAAGCCGCAAAACAAATCCTCAATTTGTTACTGGGTGAACGAAGAGCTGCCTAA
- a CDS encoding methylmalonyl-CoA mutase family protein, whose protein sequence is MNEFLFSDFPEVSTEDWKNQILKDLKGSPWDKVTWETEEGFKIEPFYRKEDLPVLPRVFKRNPGWKVTESITSESETKSVTEKGVDAAILISHEEAGKQYGCKISSTSDLESLAKSVGEIPLIVSLATRTPKFSDSFKKLTSSHNTVLGDFDPYGTALLCGELGCEENNIEKTFQSLSGTKGFSGVGIHSLYLRDSGASIGQELAYSLSWGVDYLNQHLDAGVSIEEAASNLWFWMGIGSDYFTEIAKFRAMRILWTEILNAYKPGLGETLPALILAQTSSFQYTAYDPYVNMLRGTTAAMSAVIGGADFITVSPFDSEYTTKQELGKRIARNAQLLLRYESFLDKVEDPASGSYYLEVLTKKLAETAWEKFQTVEKEGGFGAALKKGTIQKEITARASKKRETLAAKKEILLGTNQYPLPTERHAELKESMAETEKRLSYTDKSTYERLVPLRLSYEFDKWRNKTDLHVASGKKVPTVFLLTIGDLTMRKARAGFSSNFIGCLGYEIIDNLGFSSVKEGVAKAKESGAEIVVLCSSDEEYVTYLPEFAKEMAAQLPNAWKLLAGYPKDLISQAESLGIDDFIHMKRNLVEFMEKAQTKWIGKTNE, encoded by the coding sequence TTGAACGAATTTTTATTTTCAGATTTCCCTGAAGTATCCACTGAGGATTGGAAAAACCAAATCCTCAAAGACCTCAAAGGCAGTCCTTGGGACAAAGTGACCTGGGAAACCGAAGAAGGTTTTAAAATAGAACCGTTTTATCGCAAAGAAGACCTTCCTGTTCTGCCTAGAGTTTTCAAACGGAACCCAGGATGGAAAGTAACGGAATCAATCACATCTGAATCCGAAACAAAATCTGTAACAGAGAAAGGTGTTGATGCAGCCATCCTCATTTCGCACGAAGAAGCTGGAAAACAATATGGATGTAAAATCTCCTCAACATCTGACTTAGAATCCCTAGCAAAATCTGTGGGTGAGATTCCCCTCATTGTTTCTCTTGCCACTCGAACTCCAAAATTCAGCGACAGTTTCAAAAAACTGACATCTTCGCATAACACGGTACTCGGCGACTTTGATCCGTATGGAACGGCTCTTCTTTGCGGAGAACTTGGTTGTGAAGAAAATAACATTGAAAAAACCTTCCAATCCCTATCAGGAACCAAAGGTTTTTCTGGAGTGGGAATTCATAGTTTATATTTGCGAGATTCTGGAGCATCGATTGGCCAAGAACTTGCTTATTCTCTTTCTTGGGGTGTGGATTACCTAAACCAACATTTGGATGCGGGAGTTTCGATCGAAGAGGCAGCGTCAAACCTTTGGTTTTGGATGGGGATTGGTTCTGATTACTTTACAGAGATCGCCAAATTCCGCGCTATGCGAATCCTTTGGACAGAAATTTTAAATGCTTATAAGCCAGGTCTTGGAGAAACTCTTCCTGCTCTGATTCTAGCACAAACTTCTAGTTTTCAATACACTGCATATGATCCTTATGTGAACATGTTACGTGGGACAACGGCCGCTATGTCTGCCGTGATTGGAGGAGCTGATTTTATCACAGTATCTCCTTTTGATTCTGAATATACCACAAAACAAGAGTTAGGCAAACGAATTGCAAGGAATGCACAACTTTTACTTCGTTATGAATCTTTCCTCGACAAAGTGGAAGACCCAGCGTCTGGTTCGTACTATTTAGAAGTTCTTACGAAAAAACTGGCAGAAACCGCCTGGGAAAAATTCCAAACTGTTGAAAAAGAGGGTGGATTTGGTGCGGCTCTGAAAAAGGGAACCATCCAAAAGGAAATCACAGCAAGAGCTTCCAAAAAACGTGAAACCCTTGCTGCAAAAAAAGAAATATTACTGGGAACAAACCAATACCCACTCCCAACAGAACGGCATGCGGAACTAAAAGAATCAATGGCCGAAACAGAAAAACGTCTTTCTTACACAGACAAGTCAACTTACGAACGTTTGGTGCCACTCAGACTTTCTTACGAATTTGACAAATGGAGGAACAAAACAGACCTCCATGTGGCTTCTGGGAAAAAAGTACCAACGGTATTTTTACTGACCATTGGGGACCTAACGATGCGAAAAGCACGTGCTGGTTTTAGTTCCAACTTCATTGGTTGCCTAGGATACGAAATCATCGACAACCTTGGATTTTCCTCTGTAAAAGAAGGAGTGGCCAAAGCAAAAGAATCGGGAGCTGAGATCGTAGTCCTTTGTTCGTCTGACGAAGAGTATGTGACCTACCTTCCTGAATTTGCAAAGGAAATGGCAGCCCAACTTCCAAACGCTTGGAAACTGCTTGCAGGTTACCCAAAAGACCTGATAAGCCAAGCGGAATCCCTCGGTATCGATGACTTCATCCACATGAAACGTAACCTCGTCGAGTTTATGGAAAAGGCCCAAACCAAATGGATCGGGAAAACAAATGAATAA
- a CDS encoding DMT family transporter, giving the protein MKTSSPSFLRSVLELNLTILIMGNVTLFAKLLPFPAVTIISGRALFSVLILGLFFLLRRKSIVYESFRHFCYVFGIGILFALHWVTYFHSIQVSTVAVGMLSLFTYPVFSAILEPVLGGNKPKPFALFLASFSLFGLFLIVPDLSWDNQMFQGVVWGVVSAVLYAIRNLLTKEMHVHYPSSQILFTQLFATSLVLLPFADGLIPMLAEPKYLLFQVILAGIFTSLAHTIWIRSLSNLSVTTAGTLSTLSPIYGSLAAWYFLGEVPPDRLWLGGGVILFCAVMEVYRKQNESRIREKEKLV; this is encoded by the coding sequence GTGAAAACTTCTTCCCCATCTTTCCTACGTTCTGTATTAGAACTCAATTTGACGATCCTCATTATGGGGAACGTCACTCTGTTTGCCAAACTCCTCCCTTTCCCTGCTGTCACGATTATCTCAGGTCGGGCCTTATTTTCAGTCCTCATCTTAGGTCTTTTTTTTCTCCTGCGTCGTAAATCCATCGTTTACGAGAGCTTTCGTCATTTTTGTTATGTATTTGGAATCGGCATTTTGTTCGCATTACATTGGGTAACCTATTTCCACTCCATCCAAGTATCCACAGTGGCCGTTGGGATGTTGTCTCTATTTACTTACCCTGTGTTTTCTGCAATCCTTGAACCTGTATTAGGTGGAAATAAACCGAAACCTTTTGCCTTGTTTTTGGCTTCCTTTTCTCTTTTTGGTTTATTTCTCATTGTACCTGATTTGTCCTGGGACAACCAAATGTTCCAAGGAGTGGTATGGGGAGTGGTGTCAGCTGTTTTGTATGCGATCCGTAACCTACTCACAAAAGAGATGCATGTACATTACCCCAGTTCTCAAATTTTATTCACCCAACTCTTTGCAACATCATTGGTTCTACTGCCTTTTGCTGACGGGCTTATCCCGATGCTCGCAGAGCCAAAGTATCTTCTCTTCCAAGTGATCCTTGCGGGAATTTTTACCTCCCTTGCTCATACCATATGGATTCGCAGTTTGTCAAATTTATCTGTGACAACGGCAGGCACTTTGTCTACACTGAGTCCAATATACGGAAGTTTGGCGGCTTGGTACTTCCTCGGAGAAGTCCCTCCCGACAGGTTATGGTTAGGTGGTGGTGTAATTTTGTTCTGTGCAGTGATGGAAGTGTATCGGAAACAGAACGAATCTCGGATACGGGAAAAAGAGAAATTGGTGTAG
- a CDS encoding ferritin-like domain-containing protein: MKSLKKTSFIEAVAAAIEHEVQCFNFYLKLSESLPEGQIRELFSQLALDGDEHIKYIKDIYKSAEGKELPNLKQLSEIEKFHSSTIQKIMDRLDRNKNAEVKADEKKAIELAIREGEDARNFYATIRGKFQDPKINLLFQKLANFNESNNSLLEAQAMAMEQSTPADQVFYWEDEDLLAQVNQPSKSQGKSKPSAKPKPASKAKVSAKPVAKPQNKVKAKKAVKKAAKPSPKKAKPKAKPAKKKGKKK, from the coding sequence ATGAAATCACTAAAAAAAACATCCTTTATTGAAGCAGTTGCGGCTGCGATTGAACATGAGGTTCAATGTTTCAATTTTTATCTTAAACTATCTGAAAGTTTGCCTGAAGGTCAAATTAGAGAACTCTTCAGCCAACTTGCGTTAGATGGTGATGAGCACATCAAATACATCAAAGATATTTATAAAAGTGCTGAAGGGAAAGAACTTCCAAACCTCAAACAACTTTCGGAAATCGAAAAATTCCATTCTTCTACGATCCAAAAGATTATGGACCGTTTGGACCGAAACAAAAATGCAGAGGTAAAAGCCGACGAAAAAAAAGCAATCGAACTTGCTATCCGAGAAGGGGAAGATGCCCGCAATTTTTATGCGACCATCCGAGGGAAATTCCAAGATCCAAAAATCAATTTATTGTTTCAAAAATTAGCAAATTTTAATGAATCCAATAATTCTCTTTTGGAAGCCCAAGCAATGGCAATGGAACAATCCACTCCAGCAGACCAAGTTTTTTATTGGGAAGATGAAGATTTACTCGCACAGGTAAACCAACCTTCGAAGTCACAAGGGAAATCAAAACCAAGTGCGAAACCAAAACCAGCGTCCAAGGCAAAGGTTTCTGCAAAACCTGTCGCAAAACCACAAAACAAAGTGAAGGCGAAAAAAGCAGTCAAAAAGGCCGCAAAACCTTCCCCTAAAAAAGCCAAACCAAAGGCAAAACCCGCAAAGAAAAAAGGTAAGAAAAAATAG